The following proteins come from a genomic window of Aquimarina sp. MAR_2010_214:
- a CDS encoding sensor histidine kinase has protein sequence MKKYLTIILVGFLLGMLTYGFLGFAQEEDNTKLLWLSGLLGVIIAYINTIFNELFNKFISWKKYTGFRLLTGVLSNTIISFLLISIVLYGYTFVKDTPNSFIEDYSEIILKLIILMFFMALVYNVIYFAIHSYYQYAKGQIIALQLERKQTELQLRALKSQLSPHFLFNSMNTISSLVFSDVQKAESFIRELAKSYQYILNKYESKWLTVEEELQFVNSYHFLLQTRFNDRINLEIVLPDWVLKSKIPPLALQMLIENAVKHNQMTSSQILKISITCDNSDICVTNNKTARPEGIDSFKIGLGNIRSRYELIFNRAITVVDDERFTVKLPVII, from the coding sequence GTGAAAAAGTATCTCACTATCATTTTAGTAGGGTTTCTTCTGGGAATGCTTACGTATGGTTTTTTGGGTTTTGCACAAGAAGAGGATAATACAAAGTTATTATGGTTATCAGGACTTCTGGGAGTTATCATAGCCTATATAAACACAATCTTCAATGAGCTATTTAACAAATTTATTTCCTGGAAAAAATATACCGGATTTCGTCTTTTAACTGGGGTGTTATCCAATACCATCATTTCCTTTCTTTTGATTAGTATTGTTTTATATGGATATACTTTTGTAAAAGATACACCGAATTCTTTTATTGAAGATTATAGCGAAATAATATTAAAACTGATCATTTTGATGTTTTTTATGGCTCTGGTTTATAACGTTATTTACTTTGCTATACATTCGTATTATCAATATGCAAAAGGTCAGATAATAGCGTTGCAGTTAGAACGAAAACAAACTGAATTACAGTTAAGAGCACTAAAATCGCAATTAAGTCCACATTTCTTGTTCAACAGTATGAACACAATATCTTCTTTGGTGTTTAGCGATGTACAAAAAGCAGAATCATTTATTCGAGAACTTGCTAAGTCTTACCAATATATTTTAAACAAATATGAAAGCAAATGGTTGACAGTTGAAGAAGAACTACAGTTTGTGAATTCTTACCATTTTTTATTGCAAACACGATTTAATGATCGTATTAATTTAGAGATTGTATTGCCAGATTGGGTATTAAAAAGTAAAATCCCACCACTAGCGCTTCAAATGTTGATTGAGAATGCTGTAAAACATAATCAGATGACTTCTTCTCAAATATTAAAAATAAGTATTACTTGTGATAATAGTGATATTTGTGTCACAAATAATAAAACAGCAAGACCAGAGGGAATAGATTCTTTTAAGATTGGATTAGGTAATATAAGATCAAGATATGAACTAATATTCAATAGAGCAATTACTGTAGTAGATGATGAACGATTTACTGTAAAGCTTCCTGTAATTATATAA
- a CDS encoding histidine kinase, whose amino-acid sequence MNKLFIHHPIFRIISPLCSGALVYLLILLVNNNVAQLQEEFLGQELYVCIGLAYLIQEYSRISLFFFEKLKFPKSFIGKIIFQIIISVITSVLLVSGSMFLYFDLVLGFTPNISELIIFNSIFSVITIIYLSLYLSHQFLHKINTEIMAKELSLKEGVEQDFIQFKKGINPTLMFETLESLIVVMKKDTDKAEFLVDHFSAVYRYILSKTTKELVPINEELDVLDQLLLLFEYLPYRKAKFVKEESIHTLVVPGSLLSCAEQIIRSTIVSRDTELVVTMTQDSKYVLLKYPHQEKISYTMDNNSIKDILDMYRFYTDTPITVAKDDIYTIIYIPKLTIDESSNN is encoded by the coding sequence ATGAATAAGTTATTTATACATCATCCAATATTTAGAATCATTAGTCCATTATGTAGTGGTGCATTGGTATATTTACTTATTTTATTGGTAAATAATAATGTAGCTCAGTTACAGGAAGAATTTCTTGGTCAAGAACTATATGTGTGTATTGGATTAGCATATCTCATTCAAGAATATTCTAGAATATCCTTGTTCTTTTTTGAAAAACTCAAATTTCCAAAATCATTTATTGGCAAGATTATTTTTCAGATTATTATTTCGGTAATTACTTCTGTACTTCTGGTTTCTGGATCCATGTTTCTGTACTTTGATTTGGTATTAGGGTTTACGCCTAATATTTCAGAGTTAATCATTTTTAATAGCATCTTTTCTGTTATTACGATCATATATCTTTCATTATACCTAAGTCATCAGTTCTTACATAAAATAAATACAGAAATAATGGCAAAAGAACTATCTCTGAAAGAGGGGGTAGAACAGGATTTTATTCAGTTTAAAAAAGGAATAAACCCAACATTAATGTTTGAAACTTTGGAGTCATTAATAGTGGTCATGAAAAAGGATACTGATAAAGCAGAATTTTTAGTAGATCATTTTTCGGCAGTATATCGATATATCCTTTCCAAAACAACAAAAGAGTTAGTGCCTATTAATGAAGAACTCGATGTTTTGGATCAATTATTACTTTTGTTTGAATACTTGCCGTACAGAAAAGCGAAATTTGTTAAAGAAGAATCAATACATACGTTAGTAGTTCCTGGGAGTCTTTTATCCTGTGCAGAACAGATTATAAGAAGTACGATTGTTTCAAGAGACACAGAGCTTGTTGTGACGATGACTCAGGATTCGAAATATGTTTTATTAAAATATCCGCATCAGGAAAAGATTAGTTATACTATGGATAACAATAGTATCAAAGATATTCTGGATATGTATCGATTCTATACAGATACACCAATTACTGTAGCCAAAGATGATATTTATACTATAATTTATATACCAAAACTTACTATTGATGAAAGTAGCAATAATTGA
- a CDS encoding LytTR family DNA-binding domain-containing protein has product MKVAIIEDEPLAAEKLERYLLKYDSDIQVIHKLPSIEEAVLWINVHQEEVDLFFMDVQLIDGLSFEIFNKVKVNKPVIFTTAFDEFAIDAFKVNSIDYLLKPILFTDLSKALKKLETLRSQFLGEVSVSHAVKNMANTSYKNRFLVRLGNHIHSVKSEDISFFFAEGRDAYLVAENRKKYMIEYKLETLEELLEPKSFFRVNRTFIVNINAIQDVLVYSNRRLKLTLNQNIDKEVIVSREKVTDFKQWFEGN; this is encoded by the coding sequence ATGAAAGTAGCAATAATTGAAGACGAACCTCTAGCAGCAGAAAAGTTAGAGCGTTACTTGCTGAAGTATGATTCTGATATCCAGGTGATACATAAACTACCCTCAATAGAAGAAGCAGTACTTTGGATAAACGTACATCAAGAAGAAGTAGATCTTTTTTTTATGGATGTTCAACTTATAGATGGGCTTAGTTTTGAGATTTTTAACAAAGTTAAGGTGAATAAACCTGTAATCTTTACAACAGCTTTTGATGAGTTTGCAATTGATGCTTTTAAAGTAAATAGTATAGACTATCTTCTAAAACCAATATTGTTTACGGATCTTTCAAAAGCATTGAAAAAACTAGAAACATTACGATCTCAGTTTTTGGGAGAGGTTAGTGTTAGTCATGCGGTTAAGAATATGGCTAATACTTCATATAAGAATAGATTTTTGGTCCGCCTTGGCAATCATATTCATTCAGTCAAAAGTGAAGATATTTCCTTTTTCTTTGCAGAAGGACGGGATGCCTATCTTGTTGCAGAGAACCGAAAAAAATACATGATAGAATATAAATTAGAAACCCTCGAAGAATTATTGGAACCTAAAAGTTTTTTTAGAGTGAATCGAACCTTTATTGTCAATATCAATGCTATCCAGGATGTATTGGTCTATTCTAACAGGCGCTTAAAACTTACCTTAAACCAAAATATAGATAAAGAAGTTATTGTAAGTCGGGAAAAAGTTACAGATTTTAAACAATGGTTCGAAGGGAATTGA
- the asnS gene encoding asparagine--tRNA ligase, with protein MKHTKIIEVLQSDKLLQPVLVKGWVRSFRNDRFIAINDGSTINNIQCVLEDNTIDAATQSRINVGAAVAITGTLVESQGKGQRVEIQISNVEVEGDADPEELKLTILSPKRHTLEKLREQAHLRVRTNTFGAIMRVRSKLSFAIHEYFQKNDFYYVHTPVITKSDAEGAGEAFKVTNMDLTNIPKNENGEVDYKDDFFGGETNLTVSGQLEAETYAMGLGQVYTFGPTFRAENSNTSRHLAEFWMVEPEVAFCDLDGNMDLAEDFIKYVIQFVLDNCQDDLEFLENRLVQEDKQKPQAERAEMLLRDKLKFILENNFKRVSYTEAIDILKNSKPNKKKKFKFPIDGWGADLQSEHERFLVEKHFKCPVILFDYPADIKSFYMRLNEDGKTVRAMDILFPGIGEIVGGSQREERLDVLKEKMAALNIPEEELWWYLDTRRFGTCTHSGFGLGFERLVLFVTGMGNIRDVIPYPRTPLNAEF; from the coding sequence ATGAAACATACTAAAATAATAGAGGTACTACAAAGTGATAAACTATTACAGCCTGTACTTGTTAAAGGCTGGGTTCGTTCTTTTAGAAACGATCGTTTTATAGCGATTAATGATGGATCAACTATTAATAATATTCAGTGTGTTTTAGAAGATAATACCATCGATGCAGCAACTCAAAGTAGAATAAATGTAGGAGCAGCGGTTGCGATAACAGGTACTCTTGTAGAAAGTCAAGGAAAAGGGCAACGTGTAGAAATCCAGATATCTAATGTAGAGGTCGAAGGAGATGCTGATCCCGAAGAATTAAAGCTTACTATTTTATCTCCAAAACGACATACACTAGAAAAATTACGGGAGCAGGCCCATCTACGAGTTCGTACCAACACCTTTGGTGCGATCATGAGAGTGCGCTCAAAATTATCTTTTGCAATACATGAATATTTTCAAAAGAATGATTTTTACTATGTACATACACCAGTAATTACAAAAAGTGATGCCGAGGGTGCCGGAGAAGCATTTAAAGTAACCAATATGGATCTTACTAACATTCCGAAAAATGAGAATGGTGAAGTTGATTATAAAGACGATTTCTTTGGTGGTGAAACAAACTTAACCGTTTCTGGTCAATTAGAAGCCGAGACTTATGCTATGGGATTAGGTCAGGTGTATACCTTTGGGCCTACTTTTAGAGCAGAAAACTCAAATACATCTCGACATCTTGCAGAATTCTGGATGGTAGAACCTGAAGTTGCTTTCTGTGATCTGGATGGCAATATGGATTTGGCAGAAGATTTTATTAAATACGTAATCCAGTTTGTTTTGGATAACTGTCAGGATGATCTTGAGTTTTTAGAAAATCGTCTAGTACAGGAGGATAAACAAAAACCTCAGGCAGAACGTGCCGAAATGTTATTGCGAGATAAGTTAAAGTTTATATTAGAGAACAATTTTAAACGAGTAAGTTATACCGAAGCCATTGACATTCTTAAAAACTCTAAGCCTAATAAGAAGAAGAAATTTAAATTTCCTATTGATGGATGGGGTGCTGATCTACAGAGTGAACACGAAAGATTTCTTGTCGAAAAGCACTTTAAATGTCCTGTGATTTTATTTGATTACCCGGCAGATATTAAATCGTTTTATATGCGACTTAATGAAGATGGAAAAACGGTAAGAGCTATGGATATCTTATTTCCAGGTATTGGAGAAATAGTAGGTGGCTCTCAACGTGAAGAGCGTTTGGACGTACTTAAAGAAAAAATGGCCGCTCTTAATATTCCTGAAGAGGAATTATGGTGGTATTTAGATACTCGTCGTTTTGGTACATGTACACATAGTGGTTTTGGACTTGGATTTGAGCGTCTTGTTCTTTTTGTAACGGGAATGGGTAATATTAGAGATGTGATCCCTTACCCAAGAACACCTCTTAACGCAGAGTTTTAA
- a CDS encoding RND family transporter, protein MAKLFSFGFWNALAGIILRNRAIIFLAIIGITVFLGFQWKNMKFSHSEANLLPDDHEVNILYQKFLQKFGEEGNLIVMAVKDSTLFTSKKLKAWNDFNDSFKKYEEIDLVVSIADLKTLKKEDNPPRFELVPFIKDSSYTEKQVSNYEHELFNKLPFYEGLIYSKKSKTIQSALYLKKDIVNTKKRKKFIEEVLLPLVLAFENEHNMDVKVSGMPYIRTLNSQNIMDEIEIFILAALLVTSLIFFFFFRSLRATFISMTAVIIGVMWAFGILGLLEYEITVLTAIIPPLVIVIGIPNCIFLINKYQQEIKKHGNKAKSLQRVITKVGNATLMTNVTTASGFATFALTESKLLKEFGIVASLNIIALFILCLLVITIIYSYMPQPKERHLKHLGKGWIEKLMDWMEKMVKTRRVTIYFSSVIILIVSIIGIYTIKVSGSLLEDMPKSAGFYKDIEFFEEEFDGVMPLEILIDTKRKQGVLKLPTLKRMEKLQELLEETPELSKPISIVNLVKYAKQAFYNGNPKYYQIPTSQERNFILPYAKSFESKVGVMNSYVDSTGQYARITTFMKDVGTEEMERIEATLKPQLEKIFPKDRYDVSFTGKALIFQKGTKYLVWNLSLSLGLAVILIALFMAWMFRSWKMIVISLIPNLLPLLMTAGLMGYLGVPIKPSTILVFSIAFGISVDDTIHFLAKYRQELKANHWRIRKSVLASLRETGVSMFYTSTVLFFGFSVFMISSFGGTKALGGLVSTTLLFAMLANLLLLPSLLLSLERSIANKKTLKEPTLKIIPNDEELEETQDEEE, encoded by the coding sequence ATGGCAAAATTATTCAGTTTCGGGTTTTGGAATGCACTAGCTGGAATTATACTTCGCAATAGAGCGATAATATTTCTAGCAATAATAGGAATTACGGTTTTTTTAGGTTTTCAGTGGAAAAACATGAAGTTTTCTCACTCAGAAGCGAATCTACTTCCCGATGATCATGAGGTAAATATATTATATCAAAAATTCCTTCAAAAATTTGGCGAAGAAGGTAATCTAATCGTAATGGCTGTTAAAGACAGTACGCTTTTTACTTCTAAAAAGCTAAAGGCATGGAATGATTTTAATGACTCGTTCAAAAAATACGAAGAGATTGATTTGGTAGTTTCTATAGCTGATCTTAAAACTTTAAAAAAAGAAGATAACCCTCCCCGATTTGAATTAGTGCCTTTTATTAAAGACTCTAGCTATACCGAAAAACAGGTATCTAACTATGAACACGAGTTATTCAACAAGCTACCATTCTATGAAGGACTTATCTATAGCAAAAAGTCCAAAACTATCCAAAGTGCTCTATATCTAAAAAAAGATATTGTAAACACTAAGAAGCGAAAAAAGTTTATTGAAGAAGTCCTACTTCCTTTGGTTTTAGCTTTTGAAAATGAACATAATATGGATGTAAAAGTTTCTGGTATGCCATATATCAGAACTTTGAATTCTCAAAACATCATGGATGAAATAGAAATTTTCATTCTTGCCGCTTTACTGGTTACTTCATTGATATTCTTTTTCTTTTTTAGATCTTTAAGAGCCACTTTTATATCCATGACTGCTGTAATTATTGGGGTAATGTGGGCTTTTGGAATTTTAGGGCTTTTAGAGTATGAAATAACTGTACTTACAGCTATTATTCCTCCATTAGTGATTGTAATTGGTATTCCTAATTGTATTTTTTTAATTAACAAATACCAACAAGAAATAAAAAAACATGGTAATAAAGCAAAATCTCTTCAACGGGTAATCACCAAAGTGGGTAATGCTACATTAATGACAAATGTAACTACTGCTTCGGGGTTTGCAACTTTTGCATTAACCGAAAGTAAATTACTTAAAGAATTTGGTATTGTTGCTTCACTAAATATAATCGCCTTATTTATACTTTGCCTTCTAGTCATTACTATAATTTATAGCTATATGCCCCAACCCAAGGAAAGACACTTAAAACATCTGGGCAAAGGATGGATTGAGAAGTTAATGGATTGGATGGAAAAGATGGTAAAAACAAGGCGAGTAACAATCTATTTTTCTTCTGTCATTATTTTGATCGTTAGCATCATTGGTATTTATACCATAAAAGTTTCTGGAAGTCTATTAGAGGATATGCCTAAATCAGCTGGATTTTATAAAGACATAGAATTTTTTGAAGAAGAATTTGATGGTGTAATGCCATTAGAAATATTAATAGATACTAAAAGAAAACAAGGTGTTCTAAAATTACCTACATTGAAACGCATGGAGAAGCTTCAGGAGCTTCTTGAAGAGACTCCTGAGTTATCAAAGCCTATTTCTATTGTCAACCTTGTTAAATACGCTAAACAAGCTTTCTATAACGGAAATCCCAAATATTATCAAATACCTACTAGTCAGGAGCGAAATTTTATTTTGCCATATGCCAAAAGTTTTGAGTCCAAAGTAGGAGTAATGAATAGTTATGTGGATTCTACAGGACAATACGCAAGAATCACTACCTTTATGAAAGATGTAGGCACAGAAGAAATGGAGCGTATAGAAGCCACTCTAAAACCACAGTTAGAGAAAATTTTTCCTAAAGACAGATATGACGTTTCTTTTACTGGTAAGGCGCTTATTTTCCAGAAAGGAACCAAATACCTGGTATGGAACTTATCTCTTTCTCTCGGACTTGCAGTAATTCTAATTGCCCTTTTTATGGCCTGGATGTTTCGATCCTGGAAAATGATTGTCATATCTCTGATTCCAAATTTATTACCATTACTTATGACTGCGGGTCTTATGGGATATCTTGGAGTACCAATAAAACCTTCTACAATATTAGTTTTTAGTATCGCATTTGGTATTTCGGTAGATGATACAATTCACTTTCTTGCAAAATATAGACAAGAATTGAAAGCTAACCATTGGAGGATTAGAAAATCAGTACTTGCTTCATTACGAGAAACAGGAGTAAGTATGTTTTATACCTCAACTGTTTTGTTTTTTGGATTTTCTGTATTTATGATATCTAGTTTTGGAGGAACCAAAGCACTTGGAGGGTTGGTATCAACAACCTTACTATTTGCTATGTTAGCTAATCTTTTACTACTTCCTTCTTTATTACTTTCGTTAGAGCGAAGTATAGCAAACAAGAAAACCCTTAAAGAGCCTACCCTTAAAATCATTCCAAATGATGAAGAGCTTGAAGAAACTCAAGACGAGGAAGAATAA
- a CDS encoding DUF5686 family protein: MQNKFFCLLFFVHFVLISQVSINGIVIDESSNQPLPFATVKTSSSSYALTSVKGEFVIRCNTFPVNLTISYLGYQTKTVLIASKNSEKLEIQLSTKEENLETVKLDTPENIATQLIAEAIRRKDKNNPKKLLRSFSYKSYNKLKITEDNQAQLNTQDTTSVEMEHLFNKAHSFLSEKISLHQYRKNTGEKETVLATRMSGFKEPIYSVLGIKIQSNSLYNEDYTIFNNKYIGPLSKRAALRNYYYKVLDTVQGKNPSFVILFQPRKSKNYASLEGVLYLDIKTLAIQKAIIELRGELNVMATHSFKYVSEKESWFPTKQEITIRPGNGRQKVSLFGGQISVGRLGNDKKSFSGNNDFLVSTTDLFDIKLDTIQDIKQNQAAIRIDPEANSRSESYWNQYRTSAITEKDLNSFQVIDSIVKAQNIERRINVIQSFNIGYYPVGFFNFDLTYPVKYNNYEGLRLGVGGLTNTKFSNQFRLEGYFVYGFRDSKSKYGVGGGLLVNKKSNSWFNFNYTDDIREVGSFLYLTDRRVYSLFEPRLVNIDFYYKHRTWSASLQQQILPKLLSETQFSISNINQTGGYQYLNDGNLFSGYKTAEATIALRWSPFSKFLKTPNRYKEIHDGYPKITAQYTQGFKGIFDSNFSYSKIGLKAEYIINRINQSKTSILFEADIASGDIPLTHLYHAYPNAPTKETVLQRFSVAGRRTFETMYFGEFFNDRLATLQVKHRIKPVKVTNWFKPELVFITRYAIGDVSNLENHQGVNFSSLQQGYQESGFEINKLFAGFGLSFAYRYGAYHLPRFEDNISGKFTFYLKL; this comes from the coding sequence ATGCAGAACAAATTTTTTTGTTTATTATTTTTTGTACACTTTGTCTTAATTTCTCAAGTTAGTATTAATGGTATTGTCATTGATGAAAGTTCTAATCAACCCCTACCTTTTGCCACTGTAAAAACTAGTAGTTCTTCATACGCCTTAACCTCTGTTAAAGGTGAATTTGTTATTCGATGTAACACCTTCCCTGTTAATCTTACCATAAGCTACTTAGGATATCAAACAAAGACCGTTTTAATAGCATCTAAGAATTCAGAAAAACTAGAAATACAACTTAGTACCAAAGAGGAAAATCTTGAAACGGTAAAGCTAGATACTCCTGAGAACATTGCCACTCAACTTATTGCAGAAGCAATACGTAGAAAAGACAAAAACAATCCAAAAAAGCTATTACGTAGTTTTAGCTACAAAAGTTATAACAAATTAAAAATCACAGAGGACAATCAAGCCCAACTAAACACCCAAGACACTACCAGTGTTGAGATGGAACACCTATTTAACAAAGCTCATTCTTTTCTTTCAGAGAAAATAAGTTTACATCAATATAGAAAAAATACAGGTGAAAAAGAAACAGTCTTAGCAACTCGAATGAGTGGTTTTAAAGAGCCTATCTACAGTGTACTTGGTATTAAAATACAATCCAACTCTCTTTATAATGAAGATTATACGATTTTTAACAACAAATACATAGGGCCTTTATCAAAAAGAGCAGCCCTTAGAAATTATTATTATAAAGTTCTGGATACTGTGCAGGGTAAAAACCCATCTTTTGTTATTCTATTTCAACCTCGTAAATCCAAAAATTATGCAAGTTTAGAAGGGGTACTCTATCTAGACATAAAAACATTAGCAATTCAAAAAGCTATCATAGAATTACGAGGAGAACTTAATGTAATGGCAACTCATAGTTTTAAATACGTCTCTGAAAAAGAGAGCTGGTTTCCGACCAAACAAGAAATTACAATAAGACCAGGGAACGGAAGGCAAAAGGTAAGCTTATTTGGAGGTCAAATCTCTGTAGGAAGATTAGGAAATGATAAAAAAAGTTTTTCTGGAAATAATGATTTTTTAGTCTCTACAACAGACTTATTTGATATCAAATTAGATACCATTCAAGACATTAAACAAAATCAAGCAGCAATAAGAATAGATCCTGAAGCTAATAGTAGATCAGAATCTTATTGGAATCAATATCGCACTAGTGCGATTACAGAAAAAGATCTAAACTCGTTTCAAGTTATAGATAGTATTGTAAAAGCTCAAAACATAGAACGTAGAATTAATGTTATCCAAAGTTTTAATATTGGATATTATCCTGTTGGGTTTTTCAACTTTGATCTCACTTATCCTGTAAAATATAATAATTATGAAGGGTTACGTTTAGGAGTAGGTGGTTTAACAAACACCAAGTTCTCTAATCAATTTAGACTCGAAGGCTATTTTGTTTATGGGTTTAGAGATTCAAAATCTAAATATGGTGTTGGAGGAGGGTTATTAGTAAATAAAAAATCAAACTCCTGGTTTAATTTTAATTATACCGATGACATTAGAGAAGTAGGTAGTTTTCTCTATCTTACAGATAGAAGAGTATATTCTTTATTCGAACCACGCTTGGTAAATATAGATTTTTATTACAAGCACAGAACCTGGAGTGCTAGTTTGCAACAGCAGATATTGCCAAAGCTACTTTCAGAAACTCAATTTTCTATAAGCAATATCAATCAGACAGGAGGATATCAATATTTAAATGATGGTAATCTATTTTCAGGGTATAAAACAGCAGAAGCTACCATAGCATTGAGATGGAGTCCATTTAGTAAATTTCTAAAAACACCTAATCGATATAAAGAAATTCATGATGGATATCCAAAAATCACGGCACAATATACGCAAGGTTTTAAAGGCATATTTGATAGTAATTTCTCATACAGTAAAATAGGTCTAAAAGCAGAATATATTATTAATCGTATTAACCAATCTAAAACGAGTATTTTATTTGAAGCAGATATTGCCTCTGGGGATATCCCACTTACACATTTATATCATGCTTATCCTAATGCTCCAACCAAAGAAACAGTACTTCAACGATTTTCTGTAGCAGGCAGAAGAACCTTTGAGACTATGTATTTTGGGGAGTTTTTTAATGATAGATTAGCAACATTACAGGTTAAACATAGAATTAAACCTGTAAAAGTGACGAATTGGTTTAAACCAGAGCTTGTTTTTATAACACGTTACGCAATCGGAGATGTTAGTAATCTTGAAAATCATCAAGGAGTAAATTTTTCATCTTTACAACAAGGTTATCAAGAGTCTGGATTTGAAATCAACAAATTATTTGCAGGTTTCGGACTTAGTTTTGCATATCGTTATGGGGCCTATCATCTTCCACGATTTGAGGACAATATTTCGGGTAAATTCACCTTTTATCTAAAACTATAG
- the frr gene encoding ribosome recycling factor produces the protein MKEEIDFIIDSTKESMQAAITHLEKKLLNIRAGKASPAMLGSVMVEYYGSPTPLNQVGNVSTPDARTITIQPFDKSVIPEIEKGIQIANLGFNPMNNGESVIISVPPLTEERRKDLAKQAKAEAEDSKVGIRNDRKNANNEIKKLEKDGLSEDLAKNTEVDIQALTDTYIKKVDEMLSHKEKEIMTV, from the coding sequence ATGAAAGAAGAAATAGATTTTATTATAGATTCGACAAAAGAGTCAATGCAAGCAGCAATTACTCATTTAGAAAAAAAATTACTCAATATTAGAGCCGGCAAAGCATCTCCTGCTATGTTAGGTAGTGTAATGGTAGAATACTATGGCTCTCCTACCCCTTTAAACCAAGTAGGGAATGTATCCACTCCTGATGCAAGAACCATCACAATTCAGCCTTTTGACAAGTCTGTAATTCCTGAAATTGAAAAAGGTATTCAGATAGCTAATTTAGGGTTTAATCCAATGAATAATGGCGAAAGTGTTATCATTAGCGTCCCTCCTCTTACAGAAGAACGCCGTAAAGATCTTGCAAAACAAGCAAAAGCTGAGGCAGAAGATTCTAAAGTTGGTATACGAAATGATCGAAAAAATGCTAATAATGAGATCAAGAAACTAGAAAAAGATGGATTATCAGAGGACTTAGCAAAAAATACAGAAGTAGATATTCAAGCATTAACAGATACATACATTAAAAAGGTTGATGAAATGCTTAGTCATAAAGAAAAAGAAATCATGACAGTTTAA
- the pyrH gene encoding UMP kinase: protein MEYKRILLKLSGEALMGDRQYGIDPKRLAEYAYEIKQITEKGVQVAIVIGGGNIFRGVAGASKGMDRVQADHMGMLATVINGLALQSALEDAEIPTRLQSAVKINEVAEPFIRRRAIRHLEKGRVVIFGGGTGNPYFTTDSAAVLRAIEINADVILKGTRVDGIYTSDPEKNADATKFDFISFDDVLRKGLKVMDTTAFTLSQENELPIIVFDMNKAGNLLKVVSGESIGTQVNL from the coding sequence ATGGAATATAAAAGAATATTACTTAAATTATCTGGCGAAGCTCTAATGGGTGATCGTCAATATGGAATTGATCCTAAAAGATTGGCCGAGTATGCCTATGAAATCAAACAAATCACAGAAAAAGGTGTACAAGTCGCTATTGTGATCGGAGGAGGTAATATTTTTAGAGGTGTCGCAGGTGCTAGTAAAGGAATGGACAGAGTTCAAGCAGATCATATGGGTATGCTTGCAACAGTTATTAATGGATTAGCCTTACAGAGTGCTCTTGAAGATGCCGAAATACCTACTCGATTGCAGTCTGCAGTAAAGATTAATGAGGTTGCAGAGCCTTTTATACGCCGAAGAGCTATACGCCATCTTGAAAAAGGAAGAGTTGTTATATTTGGTGGAGGAACAGGGAATCCTTATTTCACCACTGACTCAGCTGCAGTCCTTAGAGCTATAGAAATTAATGCAGACGTCATTTTAAAAGGCACTAGAGTAGATGGAATATACACCTCTGATCCAGAAAAAAATGCTGATGCAACAAAATTTGATTTCATATCTTTTGATGATGTTTTACGTAAAGGTCTGAAGGTGATGGATACAACAGCATTTACATTAAGCCAGGAAAACGAATTACCTATAATAGTCTTTGACATGAATAAAGCTGGAAATTTACTAAAAGTAGTTTCTGGTGAATCCATAGGTACCCAAGTAAACCTTTAA